One window of Lawsonibacter asaccharolyticus genomic DNA carries:
- a CDS encoding transporter yields the protein MLESLEATLYPIVVNINNYLSSYILVFLLIAVGLWYSIRTRFVQVRCFGEGMRKVFGNLTLRGKKHASGMSSFQALATAIAAQVGTGNIVGSAGAILTGGPGAIFWMWIIAFFGMATIYAEATLAIKTRKVDQEGNIHGGPVYYITTAFQGAFGKFLAGFFAVAITLALGFMGCMVQSNSIGSTFQTAFGVPSWVVGIVLVVICAIIFLGGVQRLASVTEKIVPVMAAIFLLGGLVVLIARIQYLPATIAMIFQYAFQPQAIIGGGFGAALKTAISQGAKRGLFSNEAGMGSTPHAHAQANVTDPHDQGVVAMVGVFIDTFVVLTLNALVIISTLYTADGPLASGYVGGVTEVLDKTNLAQTAFGTVMGAGLGAKFVAICLFFFAFSTVLGWNLFGKINVIYLFGKKSPKLCTTIYTVVALIFIFLGTTMSNDLVWELTDMFNNLMVIPNAIALFALTSVVVRVARREDPDSTPLRR from the coding sequence ATGTTGGAATCCTTAGAAGCCACGCTCTATCCCATCGTTGTAAACATCAACAACTACCTGTCCAGCTACATCCTGGTCTTCCTACTCATTGCGGTGGGCCTGTGGTACTCCATCCGGACCCGCTTCGTTCAGGTGCGCTGCTTCGGCGAGGGCATGCGGAAGGTATTCGGCAACCTGACCCTGCGGGGCAAAAAGCATGCCAGCGGCATGAGCTCCTTCCAGGCCCTGGCCACCGCCATCGCCGCTCAGGTGGGCACCGGCAACATCGTGGGCTCCGCCGGAGCCATCCTCACCGGCGGACCGGGGGCCATCTTCTGGATGTGGATCATCGCCTTCTTCGGCATGGCCACCATCTACGCTGAGGCCACTCTGGCCATCAAGACCCGCAAGGTAGACCAGGAGGGCAATATTCACGGCGGACCGGTGTACTACATCACCACCGCCTTCCAGGGCGCTTTCGGCAAGTTCCTGGCTGGTTTCTTCGCCGTGGCCATCACCCTGGCCCTGGGCTTCATGGGCTGCATGGTCCAGTCCAACTCCATCGGCTCCACATTCCAGACCGCTTTCGGCGTCCCATCCTGGGTGGTGGGCATCGTGCTGGTGGTCATCTGCGCCATCATCTTCCTGGGCGGCGTACAGCGTCTGGCCTCTGTCACGGAGAAGATCGTCCCTGTCATGGCGGCCATCTTCCTGCTGGGCGGCCTGGTGGTGCTTATCGCCCGTATCCAGTACCTCCCTGCCACCATTGCCATGATCTTCCAGTACGCCTTCCAGCCCCAGGCCATCATCGGCGGCGGCTTCGGCGCCGCCCTGAAGACCGCTATCAGCCAGGGCGCCAAGCGGGGCCTGTTCTCCAACGAGGCCGGCATGGGCTCCACCCCTCATGCCCACGCCCAGGCCAATGTGACCGACCCCCACGATCAGGGCGTGGTGGCCATGGTCGGCGTGTTCATCGACACCTTCGTGGTCCTCACCCTGAACGCACTGGTCATCATTTCCACCCTTTACACCGCCGACGGCCCTCTGGCTAGCGGCTACGTGGGCGGGGTGACTGAGGTTCTGGACAAGACCAACCTGGCGCAGACCGCCTTCGGCACTGTGATGGGGGCCGGGCTGGGCGCCAAGTTCGTGGCCATCTGCCTGTTTTTCTTCGCCTTCTCCACCGTGCTGGGGTGGAACCTGTTTGGTAAGATCAACGTGATCTACCTGTTTGGAAAGAAGTCCCCTAAGCTGTGCACCACTATTTATACCGTGGTCGCCCTCATCTTCATTTTCCTGGGCACCACGATGTCCAACGACCTGGTATGGGAGCTGACCGATATGTTCAACAACCTGATGGTCATCCCCAACGCCATCGCCCTGTTTGCCCTGACCAGCGTGGTAGTCAGGGTGGCCCGGCGGGAGGACCCGGACAGCACCCCCCTGCGCCGGTGA
- a CDS encoding formate acetyltransferase Pfl, whose amino-acid sequence MKMENQAWKGFHGGEWQRSIDVRSFIQKNWTPYEGDGSFLTGPTRRTRAVWERCEDLLRQELRKGVLDVETHIVSGIDSFAPGYIDRENEVIVGLQTDAPLKRIVNLYGGTRMARSALEQYGYRLDPEIEDHFSQYRKTHNEGVFDAYPERTRKARHAGLLTGLPDAYGRGRIIGDYRRVALYGIDRLVEEKRRDLDALDGPMDEERIRLREEVSEQIRALEEMKKMAARYGVDLSRPSATAREAVQAVYLAYLAGIKENNGAATSLGRTSTFLDIYLQRDLEAGVITEEEAQELIDQFIIKLRLVRHLRTPEYNELFGGDPTWVTEAIGGMSIDGRTLVTRTSFRYLHTLGNLGSAPEPNLTVLWSEHLPAPFKAFCAKMSILTDSIQYENDDVMRPVYGDDYAISCCVSAMAVGKQMQFFGARCNIAKCLLYAINGGVDERTGETVVPGIRPILDEVLSYEAVRANYEQVLSYAAELYADTVNIIHYMHDKYAYEASQMALHDTQVERLTAFGIAGLSVAADSLSAIRYASVRPVRNEAGVAVEFETEGDFPKYGNDDDRADDEAVFVVRTFIRELKKHPLYRGAKHTLSALTITSNVMYGKKTGSTPDGRKLGEPLAPGANPMHGRDENGALASLNSVAKIPYRNVCQDGVSNTFSIVPHALGRDQGEREANLVAILDGYFCQGAHHLNVNVMDRATLEDAMEHPEKYPSLTIRVSGYAVNFNRLSREQQEEVIKRTFHCAL is encoded by the coding sequence ATGAAGATGGAAAATCAGGCATGGAAGGGCTTTCATGGCGGCGAGTGGCAGCGCAGCATCGATGTGCGCTCCTTTATTCAGAAGAACTGGACCCCCTACGAGGGGGACGGCAGCTTTCTTACCGGCCCCACACGGCGCACCCGGGCGGTGTGGGAGCGGTGTGAGGACCTGCTGCGCCAGGAGCTGCGGAAGGGCGTGCTGGATGTGGAGACCCACATCGTCTCCGGAATCGACAGCTTTGCCCCCGGCTATATCGACCGGGAGAACGAGGTCATCGTGGGCCTTCAGACCGACGCGCCCCTCAAGCGCATCGTCAACCTGTACGGCGGAACCCGGATGGCCCGGTCCGCCTTGGAGCAGTACGGCTATCGCCTGGACCCGGAGATCGAGGACCACTTCTCCCAGTACCGCAAGACCCACAACGAGGGGGTCTTTGACGCTTACCCGGAGCGCACCCGGAAGGCCCGCCACGCCGGCCTGCTCACCGGCCTGCCGGACGCCTACGGCCGGGGGAGGATCATCGGGGACTACCGCCGGGTTGCCCTGTACGGCATCGACCGATTGGTGGAGGAAAAAAGACGGGACCTGGACGCCCTGGACGGCCCCATGGACGAGGAGCGCATCCGCCTGCGGGAGGAGGTCTCGGAGCAGATCCGGGCCCTGGAGGAGATGAAAAAGATGGCCGCACGGTATGGGGTGGACCTGTCCCGCCCCTCCGCCACTGCCCGGGAGGCGGTGCAGGCGGTCTACCTGGCCTATCTGGCAGGGATCAAGGAGAACAACGGGGCCGCCACCTCCCTGGGCCGCACCTCCACCTTCCTGGACATCTACCTTCAGCGGGACTTGGAGGCAGGGGTCATCACCGAGGAGGAGGCCCAGGAGCTGATCGACCAGTTCATCATCAAGCTGCGGCTGGTCCGCCACCTGCGTACGCCGGAGTACAACGAGCTCTTCGGCGGGGACCCCACCTGGGTCACCGAGGCCATCGGCGGCATGTCTATTGACGGGCGCACCCTGGTGACCCGAACCTCCTTCCGCTATCTCCACACCCTGGGCAACCTGGGCAGCGCCCCGGAGCCCAACCTCACCGTGCTGTGGTCGGAGCACCTCCCCGCCCCCTTCAAGGCCTTCTGTGCCAAAATGTCCATCCTCACCGACTCCATCCAATACGAAAATGACGACGTGATGCGCCCGGTGTATGGGGATGACTACGCCATCTCCTGCTGTGTGTCCGCCATGGCGGTGGGCAAACAGATGCAGTTCTTCGGCGCCCGGTGCAACATCGCCAAATGCCTGCTGTACGCCATCAACGGCGGCGTGGACGAGCGCACCGGTGAGACGGTGGTCCCCGGCATCCGTCCCATCCTGGACGAGGTGCTCTCCTATGAAGCGGTCCGGGCCAACTATGAGCAGGTGCTCTCCTATGCCGCGGAGCTGTATGCGGACACGGTGAACATCATCCACTACATGCACGACAAATACGCCTATGAAGCCAGCCAGATGGCCCTCCATGACACTCAGGTGGAGCGGCTCACCGCCTTCGGCATTGCCGGCCTCTCCGTGGCCGCCGACTCCCTTTCCGCCATCCGCTATGCCTCCGTCCGGCCGGTACGGAATGAGGCCGGGGTGGCGGTGGAATTTGAGACGGAGGGGGATTTCCCAAAATACGGAAACGACGACGACCGGGCGGATGACGAGGCGGTGTTCGTGGTGCGGACCTTCATCCGGGAACTGAAAAAACACCCCCTCTACCGGGGAGCGAAGCACACCCTGTCCGCCTTGACCATCACCTCCAACGTGATGTACGGGAAAAAGACAGGCTCCACCCCCGATGGGCGCAAGCTGGGAGAGCCCCTGGCCCCCGGCGCCAACCCCATGCACGGCCGGGACGAGAACGGGGCCCTGGCCAGCCTGAACTCGGTGGCCAAGATCCCCTATCGGAACGTGTGCCAGGACGGGGTCTCCAACACCTTCTCCATCGTTCCCCACGCCCTGGGGAGGGACCAGGGGGAGCGGGAGGCCAATCTGGTGGCCATTCTGGACGGCTACTTCTGCCAGGGGGCCCACCACCTGAACGTGAACGTGATGGACCGGGCCACCCTGGAGGACGCCATGGAACACCCGGAGAAATATCCCAGTCTCACCATCCGTGTCTCGGGCTACGCGGTCAACTTCAACCGCCTGTCCCGAGAGCAGCAGGAGGAGGTCATCAAGCGCACCTTCCACTGCGCCCTGTGA